The genomic segment AGCTAGGTTGCAACTGCGAATGAATTATATTCACGCTTATGCTCTCAACGACTGATCTCAAAATCAACGGTGATGATTAATGGTTGTACATGTAGCTAAATCTTCATTCAtcgattttacattttatcccaatttgataattaatgaatatttctgGTTtctttgtattaactattaatgtatattatattattatacatatgatcatacctagatatattatagtctgATAGTCATAGTGTATATCTGTTGACTGAAATGAACCATTATGATTCAACCTAATCTAAACTAATGTTAGTTCAAGggaaaacttaaataataaaaattgtcttgAGAATTCCTAAATATATCAACTGGAAATTGTAAATGCAAGTTGCCGACTTTAGAGGGGCGTTACAATTGGCCTAAGGCCAGTGGCGACAAGATTAGATATACTTATTGACAAATAGCCCTATTGTAGATATGGCCAAAATTTGGCCGAATAATAAGTACTCTTATTTCCTGTAAGAAAAGTGTGTGAGTAGCCTTgtatctattacattttcaaggttCTTGAGTTGGctgaacaatttattaacacAAATCACAGAAAACAGGGATAGACGCTCTGCTATATAGTAGGTGTTGAGCATGTATATTGTTATGCACCAATTTCATTAAAAagcataaaatgataaattattgtttacgatgaaaaaacgattctggaaCGGTCTTTCAAGCtttgtatttacaaaatttaagttCTAatgcttgtattaaattaatatgattttatactgattatttttttgtaatattcttCAAAGGTTAAAAAAgcaaataagaataaaatacatttgaatagaaaaaccaaaaaatataatattttcaaaaaaaaaaaaaatagttttattatctTACGTAACACTTGATTACATCTATTTCGTACATAACCAATCAAGATTagcatacatttgtttttatgttaatgAATCAAATACACACATTCAagcgtaaattatttaataagaaaaaataaataaaatcatatacataAATTGTCTATTCCTGTTTACTTAgattgacaattttaatttctactgtgattacataatatatattttacattcttttttttgataaattaatactagTTTATAGTACTTTATCGGTAGAATACAACTCTTAATAGGTTTTTTATATGTTTCTCCCGAAGATGAAGATGATCTTGGATATAAACGATTCCGGTTGGTACTTTGATTACTGATTTCAAACCGTGAATCATTAgtgtttctttttctttttgttattaaCATCTCGAGATTTTAAATTAGCAGTTTGAGAACCTTGAGTAGCAATTCTTGATTCTTCATCGTCTGATTCATCTGAATTGGGCCTGCCTCTTTTTACTCGAGATGAATATGACACTTGAGATAATCCACCATTTACGGATTGACAACTAGAAGAATCATTTATAGTTAGAGAGGATATTATTCATCtccttaaataaattaaatcagttcaattaaataaaaaaatacaattttacacctttatttgtatataaaatataatataaacaatagttGAATCAATCATTATCTTACCTATTGTTTGGTCTATCTAATGAATCTCGAATTCCAGTAGATGTAGATGGTTGGTTAATAGAGTCCGAATTAAGTGGATCGGTAGTACGGAAGGAGACACTTATAATTTCAACATCAGAGTTGTTCTCAGAGTCGGAGCTAGAACTATCTTCTATTATATTTGGGCTTTGAAGTTCTTCATTATTTGAATTCTGTACAACATGGATTGGTATAGATTGTTCATCTTGAAATAAAGCctacaaatatacatacatttatattaacaataactcataatttgtaatattttgtttattttacattaaaatcagTATCCTGAATAGTATGTGAATATTGAACATGGTTATCATAGTCACCAATTTCAAATATACTCTGAGCAAAATTGTACAGTTCGTGGCAAAAGTGTACTCCATGCACACTCAGAAAACTCCTTAAGTTTTCGATCAAATGTAACCGTCTTATTTCACAATTTGGAAGTGATGATATTATCAAATTTGTCGCATGCAAATCAGTGTTGGCAGGGTAATACACGGGCTGACCTTCAAATCTAACAGATTCCCTTATGGCTACAAGATCTCTAAGAACGAATGTACGCAATCTGTGCATTTGTGTTGGATGATTTctgaaagaataaaaatatgcattgatacaatcataaattataaaaaaaattaaaactaattttttgaatttaatttttttcaacaaaaattgaGTTTGGTTGAACATTAAATATAACTGGAAACCTCCCTAAAAAGCTTAtatctacttaatatatttttaccttaatACAATTCCCATCTTACATAAATGTACATGAAATATCATaaacataaattgtaaaaataatatgaggagctaaatatatatagtaacttCTACTGACTATaagttactatatattatacgtattttctAAAAGggtcaaacaaatttaattactaaCTAAATACTTAACCCAACCGCTAAATATagctgaaaatattaaaaatattaaatactatcaGACATTTTTTAGAAATGATGGATACATTTAAGTGGttggtttgttttaaaaattatattgtcagTTAATAAATACTAGAATTGGATTGAAATAAAGTTATTTGAGAAACAACTATGggggatttaatatttttgctattgtacatttttgtaaatgtgAACTTTTATTTCCTTTCAACAGAAGAAGAACAAACAATAGGTACactccaaaaaaaatgtataatatgctcCTAATCACACAACAAATACACACACcatttatatacttacctacgtatctatatatttcacctaaaaaactattaatattagttattattgtgAAACAATTTCATAGtatctacacaatattattatatttctttaaaattataaaaaaaattaagattttttaccAAATACCGGCCTACTAGGTGACTATTAAAATTAGACAGGGGCAAAAACCCATCATCAAATGACCGCACTATAAGTCACCTACTTAGTCCTTATGAGCTATCATGTACTTACTATACTACTTATATCCACTTATGTTACTTTAAATAACATCTGaagaatatgaaataataataacaataataagacatataaaataaagataaaaaaattatataatattaattagtattaaaattttaaattaaaatagaaaattaattttttttaattttaccgaTAGAAGGCTATGGTACCATGTCTAAAACGGTCATCTATATTAGGTAATGGTACAGCCCACACATTATCAACATACACTTGTATTCTTGTTCTTTGACCTGAaagtaaagttaaaataatgtatttataagctAAGAGGATGCCACAAATGTGTGTTTTGTATCCACcttacaaataaacaatatatcaaaatattgaattttacgttcacaataatccattttactcttttatttttaaatttagagtcAAATtgacttaatttaatatataaagataaGATGCAGGGCACCTCTGGggatttattgacattttaattaaaaagcaaGTTTTGAgcatttaaaatctataattcttttgaagatttaaaaattatcataactggctttaaaattaaatatcattaaaagcCTCCAATATACCCTAGAgactagataataatcttacttttaaatattataatatgtcaattgattctaattttttaaaaaaataaattaaaatggatTATTGAAAACGTacattttgctatgttgtacatttgtaggACAGTGTCAACATATAGGAATGCGGttcaattaacaaaattataaaaaataccattGATTGGTAAATTAGGATTTGTGAATGGTAAGTTCTGAGGCTGGCGATGATATAATTGAAGATGACTGTTGCCCGCTTCATCCACACTCGGCCTCCAAAATGGCCTCATTCTTTGGGGTCTATGACCCATACTTAAAATACTTTGTATGATCATTCTAGACAAAACATAAAATCTCATTAGTAATTTGATTCTTTTCAAATATAGTAGGATActtctagaaaaaaatattttaataattaatatacaataaaacattcaactatagtctgtccagcgagagaatgTGCTGCTTATGCGCATGTAGACTGACAATCGAGCGAGCGCCGAGGCCTCATTTCCCCCTCTCTCGGCCTGCCGAAGACGGCACGAGGACACGTACAGCCGGTCCCCAGAGCGCACCGTCGGTCGGTGGGCCGTCTTGGTGGGGGCACACAGAGCTGGGTACGCACGGGAATGATTCCAACGGACCAATTTTGGTAGGCGCGCGGcgcgttctctcgctggacagactatattatatgtctatataaattAGTATGGGGACTGTTGGCATAGGAGCAATTTAAGGTAATGAATTtgagcaaataatattaaaatattgctgAAACATATATCAGCAATATTTTATCAGTGCATTTTGCCTCTCATTTCAACAGACATGGAATAATTAGTGAATTACActagtattatcaaaaaaaattgcgGAAAATAATCCCCAGCAGAATTTTACTTGGGATTGactaaatataagtaatttataagaataatattattttataaattatatattagaaataaaataaatattgtataatatgttaaaaattcacattttataaaaattttcttataccctaaaaatacaatattactatatatatatgtgtgtgtgtatgtgtgtgtgtgtataaaatgtatgccACAATGGTGTTTTTCGGCATTTTTAACAGTAAACTCAAAATAAACGCAATCAAGACGTAATTGTAACTGACCAATtagttagaaaaattaaaaattaagtagctGCAAATCTTGAAAAGTTGGCTTTAAACGATGTAGATGAGCCATTCAACAGCAAAAAAAACTAGGATTGACTCAAGCTATAGAAAGAAGAATAAAAGAACTATGTACAAGAAtccaaaattatgaaataaatgttgaaGATTTCATAACATCAGAAAACGCTGTAACGACTAGGTGATATTATAATCAcagtacatttaaatttatatttaattattatgtttattataagttCATGACTGactagttaatataattacataatagtaAGTACatgtatgcattttttttatatatatattataatatagggtaaaagacaattttatataaaataataaacctacaatattaattttatatctattacataatttttataataattgttattatttattattattattattattattattattataaccgttGCAAGTATCGTGGCTGGCTAGGTAAtataaccacataatattatatactaccatcacatattatattatttacattttaatttacatacaattattattataagattcaGTATCAtggtatgcatttttttatatattatatataatatagggtaaaagaaaattattgttattattttatttttttacacattaatttttacaattattattattattataagtataggtatcgaagcatacatattttataaaataacattttttaacataatataggtacaatattaattttatttctaatatataatttataaaacaattcttataaattatttatatttagtcaaTCCCCGGTATAATGCTACTGGGCATTTTTTTCCTAGGGGTTGTTTTTCCAACTACCGTCAaaaatgctatataatattattttaagatatcatattaaaattaatattacacatcTTTTGTCTCAAaatttcaatgtaaaataaatatattatgatatctattataatatattataatataatccaaaTTTCACCTGACATGGACTTGTACACAgatatttgtaaatgtaatattcttCCTTAATACaactttttgataaatataatataataagtactttTATATATAGCATTGCATTGTgtgttattttctattttactaTGTTGTAATATAGCGGTTACTTTAGAGATATTCAGGTGTGATAAATCCATTTTAggaaaactttaaataatacctaggtagtaacaataataaaatgatttttcatttCTAATAGTcaagaaaaattgatatttgttaATTCActgatacatattacatttccatttaataaatatataaataaaatattatttgcttcTATACTTTATTCAGAATAAAAGTACACCAGTTTGCGAATGCATAAACGATATGGTGGGGAGGTATGTTGATATGTTGGGTTCATGTGTGTTATCATCCGCCACCTAGTGTAGGGACTCTTATTCTGaaagagtaggtaggtattcttataataagtacattgatatatttttaaatgaatgttaaataaataagataaatttttaatactttacattttaaatttaatataaaattatagtaaacatATGTTAAATAGTCTTTACCTAATACTTAATAAGTACTAGTACCTTACCTGTTAATATTTGCTACTTGTTCACTCACATCCGTAACAGTTGATGGGCTTGGTATAGAAAAACaaacaatgtattaaaaaattattgtaaatttaaacatcatATCGCCCGCATATAACtgcattttattgtatagaacGTCTTTGATTGTTTTATGCTACTATCAGTTTGGCGGAAACTACACAAAATAGTTATgagaacttgaaaaaaaaaagttgtgaaaACAGAGATACAACCTTCTTTGCTGCGGCGGGCGATATATAtatcaatgttataaaataatgtgtttctTACCTCGTTACTATAGGAACAGTATATGTTTCAAAAGCGCCTTTATCATCAATTGAATGATAAATGTATCTGAATGTTTGCTTACATAATGGACAAGTTGGTTCTGactaaataatagatatacaaaaatataaccatTGTGATTAAAACATGTTATAAGTATGAAACTTTTCAACAAGCTCTTAATTAAttgaatcaattattatattaactgcatTAAGTAAACTAATTAATGAATAAGTTAGAATTTTTCGATTGTACTAAAGAAAGACTTCAAAAGacaaatatgacatttttctGATGTTCAATTTAAGTTCAGTCTCCTAACTTTTTGAACTATTATTGGaccttatttatacattttaaattactgaGAAAACATTCAATGTACATTAAAATGAACGGTAGTAATAATTAAAGTGaatgtcataataaataaaatttacttaactttcatatttataatgagAATAAAACAGTATGTATTCCAAAACCGTATAAAATAGTCAATTTCTATTCAAGACATTTTGTATcaaaatacattatgataaaaataattttaacaactaaTTATTAAGACTTAACTAAACTTACACTTGAACATCGCTGTAAGCACGTATTTGACCACCATTGtaaacaatcaaaacaaaataaatgcacACATACATTGGTATAACATTTATTGGTCAATTCATTCAAACAAATTGAACATTGTGGATCTGGTGTGGAAGGCCGCCCAGTAGGTTTGTTATTAAGAATTTCCATTATTAATGATTGATAATTGATACTAATACTTTACCCTCGATGACAACTCCGCTACAATGTAAggttaaaattataagattattgacagattaaatcattgtaaaataaaaagtaggttaattattctgtaaaaaataacattagttACATAAAGTAAATATGGAGTATCTATACAtacttcattaatatattatgtagtataggtatgcattaataattaaattaatataattaaaaaagtattcagatTGATAGTTCCTGAGTTATTGTGACAaccaaaaattagattttaggtgccaagaataaattaaattttacttgcTCCACATCTAAGTGTTATTGCGACTTGTGCcgattttgataatattaattcataaagtaaagttttattaaatttaaaaaatcctaATAGTTTTCTATTGGCAATTAATTAATCTATAgagacaaaattattaaatatattgataagtaCCACAAGTAAATAtgcttagaataatattatacctatgttatataattcagaatctaagtttattttttataagcaattaaaattattttaaatgtgtgtacttacaaaatataatagatgaTAGGAAGCCGATTTCTTAGACGTGTCCTAATTGATTTCAAAGATGGACTAAACCAAATTGAAAATTGCTAGGTCAAGATGTCCGTGGTAAAAGTGGTCACTCatggaaaatattatctagtgatAAAAGGTTTTTTTACAGGTGATTAGTATTTTTGTTACCAATTAACGAAACAACAATAGTGTGAACGATAGAGTAAGTTTTCAGGTCAATGACCAGTTGTTTGGGTTCAACATAGTATACAGAAGAGATATGCGACGGCGCCTATATGTTACTTTATGGTGTGTACAAagaacaaacaatataataaaatatgtaatattcataTGGGACCATAAGAATTATcttaatcgttataatatttaagcaatAGTTTTACTGAActgtaatttctaaataatactatagtataatatgtcccagacgttatattaatatagtgatgcgaatgacattttgaaaaataataaaaattgattattagaTGAAATTCATATTAACTATAGTAATAAAGAGTTGAACTactaagatatatatattatcattttcatagaagataataataatattttagataatcagAGTAACCAAAGAGCCGCAgtccattttcaaaatatataacatattataataatattttggatattttacgctttaaaataataataatttattatttaataaaatcgacTTAATTGAAGTACATCGAAATcgatggattattattattgtcatttatcgaccgtttaaatatttttccaggAAGACTGTGCTGGATTGGACGCGCGAACTCCACAAAagctagtaaaatattttacgggTCATCGCAGACTAaactaacctaacttaacctacttgcatatatagttacatactataggtacacaaaaatgtcacaatgatattataacgtCGGCCTAAGTCGCAAAGGGCATATCTCcatcattaattaatacaatactattaaaattcttaaaatctttacacagataatgttcttacctttaagtttcATAACAGGTTGATTCACTCAATTCTTAAACTAAACGTATACGTACTTGAATGACGGAGACATCAATACGGGTGTAAAACATAGACCTAAAGAAATGGACTGCGCATGAGAGAGAAAACCAGTTTGATCATCGAAAAGAAAGATAGACTGTTTACCCAGAATATGGAAGAAAAGTAGCAATCATTCATTTTTCCAAGGGAATTATTCTAATCGTGATATAGCATAGAACATTATAGAAGCGACACTCGCCCCTCcactttaattgtatttatttcgtGGCGGACTGATTGATGTTGTAAGGTTGGCGGTAAGGCATGATGTTAAGAACTCTTTTATCGCCAAAACGGACCGCTCGAGACCAGCCCaccaatgtttaaaaaaaataaggtcaCTGCATACTACCTTAGaataaatctatacatataaaatccaaataccacttagtcactgatcgctgtaactcaaaaaatacgcaacgtacgaacttgaaatttggaatagaggttattctcatattttcaccgtgcaataagaaaAGATTTGCTGAAATTcgtattttaaagaggtgctcaaacaggtatattgaggttcacgatggaaattgaaaattttattttcatttattaatagttgctattggttacagtttagagtagaaattagtatttatttattattggttatttgggcagataaGGTAAAAGCTTGCATcgaatcaaattattgaacatcgcctaccagggtggctgagttaCACTTACTGTCATaagcgcaaataggggggggggatttAGGTGCTAAGcctaaaaatgtccatagccctcccaaacatttcctacattttgttttaagaggacgtgatacccgcatgtgttgtctccgtcttacaagtgcgtgccatagcaaattttacgctcaacagaacacgtgtagctccgttaatttaaggattagagtgaattgacctcttataaaatctcaAGATAAGATTANNNNNNNNNNNNNNNNNNNNNNNNNNNNNNNNNNNNNNNNNNNNNNNNNNNNNNNNNNNNNNNNNNNNNNNNNNNNNNNNNNNNNNNNNNNNNNNNNNNNNNNNNNNNNNNNNNNNNNNNNNNNNNNNNNNNNNNNNNNNNNNNNNNNNNNNNNNNNNNNNNNNNNNNNNNNNNNNNNNNNNNNNNNNNNNNNNNNNNNNNNNNNNNNNNNNNNNNNNNNNNNNNNNNNNNNNNNNNNNNNNNNNNNNNNNNNNNNNNNNNNNNNNNNNNNNNNNNNNNNNNNNNNNNNNNNNNNNNNNNNNNNNNNNNNNNNNNNNNNNNNNNNNNNNNNNNNNNNNNNNNNNNNNNNNNNNNNNgtcaattcactctaattcttaaattaacggagctacacgtgttctgctgagcgtaaaatttgctatggcACGCacatgtaagacggagacaagaGGGGCATTTAGAATCGTTTGCCAGGAGCGCCACAAATACTGTCTGTCTTTTTATGTTTATGGGTAAACTAAAAAATCTAATGGTTTGTTTTGTCAACATTGCGGATTGTCGCTGTGGTTTCGAATTTTTGATGACACACATCTTGTACTCTGATCTGAACGATTGTCTTTTacgcattttattatttacacgtgttttttttaaattttttcttaacttgttttttctaattttacaaaaacatttgtGTTATTCGCAAAAAGAAGGAATGACAACACCAGGTGACTTTTCATCGTTTTCCTAAAGATGGAAACCTGTAAGTATATTTAAGTTAGTTTAACCAGGGCCGGATTGGGCAGGCGGGATACCGGGAGTTTCCCGGTGGGCCGCTTGTACTCGTggggacgttttttttttaggtttatcGGTTAAGGCTGATCCTGTCGACAGATATAGGCGCATTTTCTAATGCGATTGTATTAGAAAACTATTTAGAGTTAAGGAAATTTctcaaaatagataggtatgaaaaaatgtataaattcaaaattgtcaaaatatgtgCTTGTGTgttgtgtcatattattattatttaatgtcttCATTAATCGGTAATCCCTACCTTATATCATAAAGCACGTCTGCACCACCTAAAATGTGCGAAATTGTCATCACACAAACTCCAACCTATTCCGTTGCCGCCATAGTGGCTGAACTAAGGTATAATAATGTGCTCGGTGGacacaattttacaaaatatctcaGAGCCTCAAACCTTAACAAAttgcttaaaatgtattaatgtgtattCTGGACCATAGAGTCTAagcatatgtattttaaataaaaatgatacttAACATttctttgtattaaaaaatttttaaatttttaaaatttaaaattataatattaagtgttcaaattctcaaaatagtacacaattattttatatgaaaatatatgttttttagggttgcttttataggtatacctaagtgggcagattttttttattttcccggTAAAAATTGTTGACCCAGTCCGGCCCTGAGTTTAACCATTAGTCGTCATAACTGCTGGTTAACTCTAGTGctcgttttttttctttcaaaacaTGTGTCGTGTGGCACTGAATATAATGACACTTGAGTTTAGAAATTGTTAATTGAAAATCGAGGTATTCCTTATTCCTTATTACTAAtagcaaaaacttttttttttataggttttttaCAACATATGTCATCAAAGTTTTTGactaacatatttattttttgttaaaaaaactgataaacaatcgatttttaaaaacctgagtataggtaccaattttaaaaaaatactttatttagaataatacaaaattccagcttttttttatgttagaCTCAATATTGACAATGTTCTAAAACCCTTTTGAATTCAGTGTGTTAAACACATTATTGAGAAAAAACAATTGAACAATGAGCATgggagcatattatatttattataccatagattattatgttattttatttctaatta from the Acyrthosiphon pisum isolate AL4f chromosome X, pea_aphid_22Mar2018_4r6ur, whole genome shotgun sequence genome contains:
- the LOC100571229 gene encoding E3 ubiquitin-protein ligase Topors-like → MEILNNKPTGRPSTPDPQCSICLNELTNKCYTNVCVHLFCFDCLQWWSNTCLQRCSSSEPTCPLCKQTFRYIYHSIDDKGAFETYTVPIVTSPSTVTDVSEQVANINRMIIQSILSMGHRPQRMRPFWRPSVDEAGNSHLQLYHRQPQNLPFTNPNLPINGQRTRIQVYVDNVWAVPLPNIDDRFRHGTIAFYRNHPTQMHRLRTFVLRDLVAIRESVRFEGQPVYYPANTDLHATNLIISSLPNCEIRRLHLIENLRSFLSVHGVHFCHELYNFAQSIFEIGDYDNHVQYSHTIQDTDFNALFQDEQSIPIHVVQNSNNEELQSPNIIEDSSSSDSENNSDVEIISVSFRTTDPLNSDSINQPSTSTGIRDSLDRPNNSCQSVNGGLSQVSYSSRVKRGRPNSDESDDEESRIATQGSQTANLKSRDVNNKKKKKH